The DNA window TAGTAATTGTTGGTGCTTCTTTGATAATTTGAATGTTTGTAATTCCTAAATAACAAGAAAGTTGTTATATTTATGTTGTTTCTTTTACTAAGATTAATGATTGGATCAATGTAATTTTATGTTGGAATTCAAATTATGCATTGTTTTACATGTAGGTTTTCTTGTATATTTTTTCACACTTATCATAACTGTCGCAGTCATGTTGCGTTCGGATAAAGACTTTTGCAATTTCAGTCAATAAAGATGTTGTGACACATATTTTCGTTGGCACGGTGTGAATTAACCACAATTTATTCTTTATTATAAAAATGGTAAATAACAGTATCGATATCGATGTCAGCGGTTGAAGTTGTTTTAGctaaaaaaagtatttttgtgTATATCGTATCTATAGGGACCAGTGCAATATCAAAGTTGTTCAATAATCTTTTATGATTTTAAGAGAATTTACACTTTTCAAATCCAGTCAAAATCTAATAGAATTTACAAAACAATTCATCTCAACCTTGCATTCTAATTTAATCAAGGGCTGCAAATTGCACCTACAACATCACATGGATCACAAAGGATTTTCACACTGTTTCTTCACAAAACTCCCTCTAATCTCTAAACAATTTTCCCACACTTTTTCCATCCTAATTGATCTCTTTCCCCTCCTAATTCCTATTCTGAATTTTCATCTGATCACTCTATAAACACCCAACCGAGAAAATGACACTGAAACTTTGCACAAAAATCATTCACAACTTCCTCCATCCACCATTAAACCTGCAAATTCCACAAAACCTGCAGAAGCTACGGCAACAAATCCAAATAGAGGCAACTGAACACAACAGCACTACCAGAATTTGGACAGAGAGGGAGTAAAAGAAGCAGAAAACATATATAAAACGAAAAGAGAAGGAGAGCTCGGAGCTACCTGAACATTGCAGGTCGCCGGAGTCACGGTTTCGTCGGACTAGCTTCGAGTATGTAAGTCATCTCGCGTTTTCCtcatctaccatataagaaaaaataatatgttCAATGTTCTGTAATTCTCTAAACTACCATTTTTGTTTTAcacttaaaatttgaatttttgaggGTAAATTCTGTCTTAAAATTGTTGTCCCAATTTCATTTATTGATAATTTCTCTACGTTTTCTGGAAAATTATGACATGGGTCTttgaaaaatcaattattttcattCTGTAGGTTCACCCATTTGTTTTATATACACGACTTCCCTCTGTACATGTTATATAGCTGTAAGTTTTCTTTTACAAaatacttcttttatttttttctattccaTTAAGGTGTAcgacattttttctttcttttcttgaacTTCATACTCTTCTTATATCTTTCCTCTATACATGTTATATAGCTTTTTCTTAGGTTTTCATTCTATCGATGGCCATACCCTTTAAAAGTGTCAAAAACATTTGCAACAAAAAAGGACTATGGAAGATTGCGCTTAGAGTCAccacactactagaaatactctatttttctgcggatttacctgcggatttgagctaaatttccgcaggaaacacatttcctgcggatttacctgcggtttcttgtccccagctaaaaccttcgtgggtaatattttcggcaggaagttccgcagaaaattccgcaggtaaatccgcaggaaatttccgcaggtaaatccgcagaaaatttccgcaggtaaatccgcaggtactttctatctcaaattatataattttcttgttttattaattttttgaaacattatagattatatattaaaataaccataatataaaaatacaactataatttataatgttttgaatttaaataagacattcaaattgttaaatttgttacGTAACAAATACTTATATAGTCACATTACTAAAAATGATTCAAATAACCAAGCTATTACTAATCATTTGTCAACcaagtcaaaaagaaaaaaaattacaaatcaaaattcaaaggtTGAGTGACTTCTTCATGTTGAGTAGATATATTCTTCTTCTTGGACTTTTTTGGCGGCATAGTTTGTAAGAGTTCAAGGGAATGCAAAACCTGAAAAGTTAGAGTGCAACAAATCTTAGTAAGGGACCCAAACTATGCACACGAATTCCATCTCCCAAAACTTGACCCCTTGCCTTTTCATGTAACAAATAACTGAAACAAGTTATATACTATCTCACActatttgtattgattttgtgtatGAACTAAAGGTGTTTTTGTTCTTACCAAAACATCTGTTGAGGAATCTTCTTCTCTGTTATAGATTTCACCGAGCTTAAAGAGATTGTTCGCAATATGGTTTGCATATGCTGATGGAAGATCCTGTTCGCAATATGGTTGAGCATTGATGTAATGTTAAGTAACTATAGAGAAAAACATAAACTATTACATTTGCATTATCCTTGGATTCCACGATTTCGACGTTGCGGTAGTGAAAAGAAGCTGAAATTGCAGCCTGCTGTAATAATATTGATCCTATTGAAAGAGTTGGAGCAACCAAAACACCCTGATATTATAGTTAACCAAATGGATTAGTAGCAGGTTTAACCTAAAGATGCATGATTTTCTATTCAAATGTGGACTattgattagtattttttttcttttttatgtctCACCCGTTGCTCACCATGGTGGCCTTATCACAGAATGCAGATAATGCTGCGACCGTATCTGATTTGATTTGTGATACGTAAATGACACTTTTCATGCCAAATGTTGTTGCCTAGTGAAAAATGGATCAATTAATGTAGAATTAATAGTTCAATTTATATGCATGTGAGTAGTAACAATATTTAAATGTGATGGTGATGGTTGCAAGTTTACTTTCAGTAACTTTATAAGTTTATGAGTCAATGATTGTAAATAAGAAATAGCGAAAGATTAAATCATGAATGAGAAACCTATTCTCATATATTTTATTGTTTACCTTATGTGTCATATAATCTTCATAAGCACTCATGTTAGTGAATAGTACCTACAAaagaataaatataattatagttTAATTTGAAATGAAATCAGCATGCTTTTGGAGATCCTGTTTTAAGTATATGCATGCGACAACACTTAGCGAGATAATTAATGAAATCAACAACAGTGGGACAGTACGTATAACTGCATAAATAAATGGcattgaattatttatttaaattaaaaaaataattttaaaagaaaCTGTAATAAAATGAAAAATGGTATTCCATTATCATGTTTGTCCACTGATTGGAAAAACATATAAGTATGACACCTTAGAAAGTTGTCCTAAACTATTTGGTAGAGTACCATTTAACTTATTCTCTTTAAGTACCAAGACAAGGAGATTTTACATTTTTGCATAGGCATATATCCATAAAGGAAAGTAACCTTTTTCAAATGCTTTATAGGTAACCCATGTTCTTGTTCTATACTGTCATAGCAATGATATTCTAATGATTCCATCGGAGATAACAATTCAAACTCATTATTAGAAATCACATTTGGAAAGTGGAAACCTTTTTAGAGAGACGATCGGCAGCGGCGGCAGCAACAAAAGCAGTTGTCGTGCTGAAAGCTTCGTTCAATTCAGTACTCTCCACAACTTCCCAATCGTCGTCATAGTCATCATCACCAATGTATATGAAACCTAGATGCTCCACAAAACACGTCAATGTGATAATTAACTTTTTCTGGGCATAAAACATTATATTTCAAGAGCAATATGTATTATAGATGTATAAAGCCTAAGGAAGAAACCTTGGTATTCACAAACCTAGATATAAACACAACTTTAAAACACATCAATGGAGAATTGGCAATCAGTGCCACATGAACCAATTCAGTAATTATAATGAAAGCACCTGAAAATCAATGATCTCTGAATCCAAATGTCTTTCAAATTTCAGTCCGAACTCCCTGACCTCATAAACCTTTACTTGCGGCGGATATATACCTTCAATATTGAATCAACAACATGAATGCCATGAATTTTGACCTAATATATATCCTTAACAAATTCCTAATTTATCACAATGCCTATGGTTTCATCAAAtcaaatacttaacaaatttGAATATCCTACACAAATTCAAGTAACAGCGCTGAATTAATCGCTACTAGTTCACCTGAAGCAATGACAAACTCGCTATCAAGAGTTGCTTTAATCTTTGTTGTTGCAGTAGTGAACCTCAAGTCTTCAATAAGCTGCACGTTTTGAGTACAACCTAACGGAAAacgaaaacaaaacaaacaatgaattagggaaaaggaaaaggaaaagtgCAACAGAATTGAAAAAGGTGAAGAGAAGTACTTTTGACAGGGTGGCGAGATTGCTCTTTAGTTGGAACCCATGAAGCAAGTGAGGATTGCTGTGAAGCTATTGTGTACATTTTTACACCATTAATTGATGAAGACTTGATACCGCCATCACGAGTCGCCATTGCTGCTGCCGGAGAAGGTTCGACGGTGGTGAATGGTTCCTTCACAATTGGTTGTAACTACATTGACTAACCTCTTGAATTAGAGAGAACCATAACTGACAGAACTCTAACCGAcggcaaaattaataaaacataatttagtaCCTCATTTTTTGGCCTTTGACAGAACTACAAAATTAATAACACAGGACTTCACCCTCTCTCCCAAGGACAATTTCTAACAGATTGAATAAGGAATCTTCCACTAAGATCCTGCTCTAAATTGAGAACAATAGCTGAGGTTGTTCATTATTCTAGTAAAAAAGACTAAAAAAACCTCCT is part of the Vicia villosa cultivar HV-30 ecotype Madison, WI linkage group LG2, Vvil1.0, whole genome shotgun sequence genome and encodes:
- the LOC131653592 gene encoding dihydrodipicolinate reductase-like protein CRR1, chloroplastic isoform X3 encodes the protein MFYAQKKLIITLTCFVEHLGFIYIGDDDYDDDWEVVESTELNEAFSTTTAFVAAAAADRLSKKVLFTNMSAYEDYMTHKATTFGMKSVIYVSQIKSDTVAALSAFCDKATMGVLVAPTLSIGSILLQQAAISASFHYRNVEIVESKDNANDLPSAYANHIANNLFKLGEIYNREEDSSTDVLVLHSLELLQTMPPKKSKKKNISTQHEEVTQPLNFDL
- the LOC131653592 gene encoding uncharacterized protein LOC131653592 isoform X2, with amino-acid sequence MATRDGGIKSSSINGVKMYTIASQQSSLASWVPTKEQSRHPVKSCTQNVQLIEDLRFTTATTKIKATLDSEFVIASGIYPPQVKVYEVREFGLKFERHLDSEIIDFQVLFTNMSAYEDYMTHKGVLVAPTLSIGSILLQQAAISASFHYRNVEIVESKDNANDLPSAYANHIANNLFKLGEIYNREEDSSTDVLVLHSLELLQTMPPKKSKKKNISTQHEEVTQPLNFDL
- the LOC131653592 gene encoding uncharacterized protein LOC131653592 isoform X1 yields the protein MATRDGGIKSSSINGVKMYTIASQQSSLASWVPTKEQSRHPVKSCTQNVQLIEDLRFTTATTKIKATLDSEFVIASGIYPPQVKVYEVREFGLKFERHLDSEIIDFQVLFTNMSAYEDYMTHKATTFGMKSVIYVSQIKSDTVAALSAFCDKATMGVLVAPTLSIGSILLQQAAISASFHYRNVEIVESKDNANDLPSAYANHIANNLFKLGEIYNREEDSSTDVLVLHSLELLQTMPPKKSKKKNISTQHEEVTQPLNFDL